DNA from Aliarcobacter skirrowii CCUG 10374:
AAACATATATTGACTCATATTTTGAAGCATTTAAAAGTGTAAAAGATTATTTTAAATCTATTGAAGATGAGGCTATTGAAAAGGGTTATGTAAAAACACTTCTAAATAGAAAGCGACTTTTTGATTTTCAAGGTGCAAGTCCAATGTTAAAAGCTGCATATTTAAGAGAGGCTGTAAATACGCTATTTCAAGGTAGTGCAGCTGATTTAATAAAACTATCTATGATAAATATTCATCTGAAATATAAAGATAATCCAAATGTAAAAATGCTTTTACAAATACACGATGAGCTTATTTTTGAAGTTAAAGATGAGTATGTTGATGAGGTAAGCAAAGATATAAAAGATATTATGGAGAGTATTTTTGTATTAAATGTTCCTTTAAAAGTATCTGTTGGTGTTGCTAACTCTTGGCAAGATTTAAAATAATTAAAAGTATACTTCCGAAAATTTATTAAGGAAGATATATTTATGATATTTTATCTACTAGCAATAGTATTAGGATTTGCTCTTTTAGTTTGGAGTGCAGATAGGTTTGTAGATGGTGCTGCATCAACAGCAAAGCATCTTGGAATGCCAAGTTTATTAATAGGTATTTTAATTGTTGGATTTGGAACAAGTGCTCCTGAGATGGTTGTTTCTGCAATAGCTGCTTATGAAGGAAATCCAGCACTTGCACTTGGAAATGCTATTGGATCAAATATTGTAAATATTGCATTGATTTTAGGAGTTACAGCTATTGTCTCTCCAATAATTGTTAATTCAAAAATAGTTAAAAAAGAGATTCCACTTTTACTTCTAATCGTATTGTTTACAGGGTATTTGCTTTTGGATAATAGTTTAACACTTTTTGAAGGAGTTATACTTTTAGCAGCTTTTTTTGCACTAATTTTATGGTCTGTTTATACAGCTTTAAAAAGTAGAGGCGATAGTTTAGAAAGTGAGATGGATATAGAGTTAAAAGAGCACTCTATGAGTTTAAAACTTGGTATTGTTTGGCTTGTTTTTGGACTTATTTTATTAATAGTAAGTTCAAGAATACTTGTTTGGGGAGCTGTTGGAGTTGCTGTTGAGTTTGGGGTTAGTGATTTAATAATTGGTTTAACTATTGTAGCTTTAGGAACCTCTTTGCCTGAACTTGCAGCTTCTGTAATTGCAGCACGAAAAGGTGAACATGATATTGCTATTGGAAATGTTGTTGGATCAAATATGTTCAACCTTTTAGCAGTAATTGGAATTGCTGTTGTAATTGCACCTATGAATAATATTCCACTTGAAGTTTTAAAAAGAGATTGGCTAATTATGCTTCTTTTAACAATTGCTCTTTTTGCTATGGCTTATGGCTTTAGAGGAAGAGATGGAAGAATAAATAGAGTTGAAGGAATAATTTTAATTCTTTGTTATATCGCATACAACACATATTTAGGAATGAGTTTGGTAAATAGTTAAACTTTTTTGTTATTTGTCCATCTTTATCAAATCATTATTTATATAAGTATATAATGATAAAAATTTTTTAAAGGGAAGATATGACAAAAGAGATGATTATGACAAAGCTTTTTCAGTTTTCAGCTCCAACATACTATAAATGGAAAAAACATGATAAAAGAAAGATAATTTCACTTTTAGAGTACGCTTTTAGTGATGATGATTTAATTGAGTATTTAGAACATGGAAAAATATCTAAGATTGAAGATATAGGAAATTTAGATTATCTTTTGGATCTATCTATGAAATTTTATAAATTTTTAAGACATATTACAAATTATAAAGTTGCAAAAAGAGTTTTAGAACTTTTAGAGAGTAGTTTTTTAGAGAGTAACAATAAGATACAAATAGATTTAATAGCAGAAAAAATATATAAAGAAGAGGAGTTTTACTCATCTTTAAAACTTGCTATATTAAATCTTATTCAAAAACAAGAACCTCTTGTTTTGGAGTATATCTCTAAAAATAGATTAAAAATAGAGAATGAATTTAATAAAAAAGGTTCAAAACTTATTAAAAAATCAGACTTTTTAATTCCAAGTATTGCATAAGTTATGGTAAATTACTGTTAAATATGAAGTTATAAAAAATTATAAGGAAAGCATATGAAAACTATTGCAATTTCTGGTGCTAGTGGATTTGTTGGACAAAGTTTAGTTGAGTTTTTTTCAAATAAAAACTACAAAGTTGTTCAAATAAAAAGAGAGGTTTTAAACAACTCTTCAAAGCTAGATGAGCTTATAAGTTCTAGCGATATTATTATAAATTTAAGTGGTGCAAATATTATAAATAGATGGAGTGAGAGTTACAAAAAACTTTTGATTTCAAGCAGACTTGAAACTACAAAAAAATTAACAGAATCTGTAAATAGAGTAACAAATAAACCAAAACTTTTTATATCAACTTCAGCAGTTGGAATATATGACAACAAAAAAACTTATGATGAAAATGGCTCTTTTTCAAATGATTTTTTATCAACTCTATGTCAAAACTGGGAAAAAGAGGCACAAAAAGCAAAAAACAGTACTACAA
Protein-coding regions in this window:
- a CDS encoding calcium/sodium antiporter yields the protein MIFYLLAIVLGFALLVWSADRFVDGAASTAKHLGMPSLLIGILIVGFGTSAPEMVVSAIAAYEGNPALALGNAIGSNIVNIALILGVTAIVSPIIVNSKIVKKEIPLLLLIVLFTGYLLLDNSLTLFEGVILLAAFFALILWSVYTALKSRGDSLESEMDIELKEHSMSLKLGIVWLVFGLILLIVSSRILVWGAVGVAVEFGVSDLIIGLTIVALGTSLPELAASVIAARKGEHDIAIGNVVGSNMFNLLAVIGIAVVIAPMNNIPLEVLKRDWLIMLLLTIALFAMAYGFRGRDGRINRVEGIILILCYIAYNTYLGMSLVNS
- a CDS encoding TIGR01777 family oxidoreductase; translation: MKTIAISGASGFVGQSLVEFFSNKNYKVVQIKREVLNNSSKLDELISSSDIIINLSGANIINRWSESYKKLLISSRLETTKKLTESVNRVTNKPKLFISTSAVGIYDNKKTYDENGSFSNDFLSTLCQNWEKEAQKAKNSTTKVAIFRFGIVLGKNGGAFKKMITPFRLGLGGIIGSGKQYFSYIHIEDLVNIYNFVIENEFDGVFNCTAPTPTTNYEFTKTLGKLLKRPTIFPIPEFVLKLIFSEGAKVLSDGQSAVPKRVLDLKFNFKYKNIEESLKSLV